TCCGGGTGTGCCGTGGGAACTCTGTTCTGTCATGGGACTGAGCGGTCGCCTGCCATTCCGCTTCAGCTGTTTTACAGAGTGACAGAGGAGAAGGCTCGGAGGGCGGAGCTCTACCTGGTGGGCGTGGTCTGCTATTACGGCCGCCACTACTCCACCTTCTTTTTCCAAACCAAAATACGACGTTGGATGTACTTTGACGACGCGCACGTCAAGGAGGTttggcctttttattttttttgatcaaCTTTCATCGCAtggctaaaaatatatatactctgtaaaccaatttaaatatttaaaatgcaaaaaaaaagatagattacGGTCCATGTCTGAGCCCCGCCCCTCCATCTTGAAaacgccctccctccctctttttCTCACGTTGCGGTCCAATGACATTCCGTGGCCAGCTGGCCGGCGAAAACACGGATTTCCCTCCATTGTTTTGGGGTCGGGGGTGTGGTCGGAATGTTTTTGCCCACGCTgcaatctctttcttttttagttTGAGCTAACGCTATCCTCGCTGTGTTAGATCGGGCCCAAGTGGAAAGACGTGGTGTGGCGCTGCATCAAGGGCCACTACCAGCCCCTCCTGCTGCTCTACGCCGACCCCCGCGGCACCCCGGTGCCAGCCCAGGACCGGGACCCTCACCCCGACCGGGCCAGCTACGACAGCGAGGACTCGGGTAACTACGACACAGCTaggagtggtggtagtagtagcacgGACGCAGGAGCCCAGGTAACCAAACCGGGCGTCGTCATCGTAGTCCTAGTACTGCTAAAGTAACGTAGCCTAGCTTACCGTTGCAGATTTTGCTAGCTAGGTGATTCCTTGGCTTGATTTGACTGTCTTCACCACTTTGTCCACCTCCTCAGGTCGCGAGCCGTCCGTCTCCAGCGACGCTCGCACCGATTCGTCCACGGAGAGCGGCCCGTCCCGCCGGCCCTCTCGCCCCCCGACCACCGTCGCCGGCTCCGAACGCCTTGACGAACCGGAAGCTGTAGGTAAAGCTGgacctttttttctatttctcaaAAGCTGTCACTTTCTTTGATTATTGCCTCCACTGCCATTTTAAGCATAATAGTTTAGCCTATATGCTAATCACTTGCAATGCTAGGAGTTGGCGAGCTTCATTTTTGCACTTTTCCCAACTAACGAGCATTTCATTTCATTGGGGTTGTCctctttttggggggtgaaaCGTATGCGCTAAAAGCGTTTTTCCCGTTCAGGGTCAGCGCCGGACGCCAAAGAGTCGCCCCAGCCTTGGAGAAAGGGAGGAGCGGTCCTCGCACCCGGGCGAGACAGGAGGCGGGGCTCCAACCGCCCCCGCCGGGCCAAAGCGGACGGCGAATCCTCCTGGGCCGGTTATCACAGCGAAGGTATGGCTTGAAAATGTgcctatttttttatccataatATATTCGGCCCTCCCCCCCAGGAGAGACGCTGAAGGAGCGTCAGGTTCCCCGCAAACTCTGCGACTGGAAGGAAAGCATGAGCGATATCCTCCACGGCCGAAGCCCCTCCTCGCCGGTGACGGCCGGGACGGTCCCCACGGTCTCCCGTCCCGAAGTCACCCGGGCCGGGCGCCGCCCCTCCTGGAGGCCCCGGCGCGAGGTGCTCAACATGGACGCCGTCTTGGCGCGGCGAGGCTACACCGCGCTGAGCGCCACTCCCGCCGCCGAGGCCGGGGGCGGGGCTCCCCCCTCCGGGCTCATCCAAAGAATAGAGAGCGGGTACGAGAGCAGCGAGAGGAACGGGGGCAGCCCCCTGGACCCCAAGCGGTGAGAGCCGGCTTCTCCCAGTCAGCACAAATTGGACCTCTAAACATGATCATTCCTTTGTGCGTCATTTCAGAGCGTCGGGACCGTCTTGGAGGAGCGCCAGATCCAAAAGCGGCGGCGCCGTTCCGCGGGAGGTCCTCCCGGCCGCCAGGGGGAGCCCCAGTACGACCGGGCTTCGACCGAACGCGGCCTTCTCCGACGTGAGCTCTAACGAATGCGCCCAACAGCGCCCCCCGCGGGCCCCAGCGAGCTGGACGAGCTTCAGGAGAGGGTGCTGAAGAACGCCCGCCAAGAGGAGGAGCTGCGCCGGCGGGAGAAGGACAGGGAGGCCCGCCTGGGCTTCGACCCCAGACCCGCCAAGTACTTGGACCTGGACAAGCTGCAAATCCAGGGTACGCTCAAAAGTCAAATCCGGACCGCCTCCAAAATGGCCCCGCGCCAACGTCCGCTTCCGCCCACAGGTCGGCGCGACGGTCCGGATGGGTGCCCGGAAGTGGCGGAGGCGGAGCTACTGCTGGACCAATCGGTGCGGCTGGAGCAGGCGCGCCAGGTGGCCGCCGCCCTCTCGGCGGTCAACGACGCCGTCTGTAAGCTGCTCACCttccttttcctcctttttacTCAGGCGTTGTTTTTAATCTAGCccgcgaccctcgtgaggataaaaaaaaaaaaaaaaaaaaacacctatcgcacattattttaatattcataccttgtttcatttttttctcatttttagttttttttcagttattggACCGTCTTTAAACCTATTATTGGTTATCATAAGCCTGAATGTCTtccttttttgcttttaaagcgTCCGTATATCTTTTccatttgtcttcatttgtgcATGACGTCACATTGTTTTCCTCcatcttccctttttttgtgttttgcgcgGTCGCGAGTAGCTAAGCTAACGTGggcgagcggcggcggcggtgacgGCGTCTCGGGCGCTCACAACCGACGGCAGCGGTGCCTGAGGAAAGCGCGCGGGCGGCAGCAGTACCTTTTGCTTCTGCTGCGGCAGCAACGCCATCCCAGGTACTCTGTGGGGAGATGACCTTTGGTCAAAAAGGTCAAATGTCCATTAGCGCTTAGCCACACGGGTTGAACATCACAGTTGTTATCCCTCAAAATTGACCCCCATTTGTTTTTTCTGTCTCCGCAGTGAAAAGCCTGTCCCGGACCaaatacttttgacaaaaaCTTTTACCCCGACCCCGCCCCCTCCGGCCCCGGTCCCGTCCGAATTACCCCCGCCTACCCAGCGGAAGGAGGAGCCATTCACCCCCGCCGGGAAGTGGTCCCGCTCACCTCTCGTGGACCCGGCTCCGCCCCCCGGGACTTCATGTCCGTGGGGTGCCGGAGGCGTGCCGCCGGTGGAGCGCTGGGCGCAAAACGTCAACAGATACTACAACTCCCAGAACGCAACAGAGACGGAGCCCCCTGAGGAGGAGCTGTCAGAGCTGGACTCGCTGTACCGGGCTAGCCTGCGCTGCCGTGCTTCCAACACCAAGACAGGTGgatatttttcatattcatgCTACAAttcaatgataataataataattataacaaaAAGCGCTGTTGCATTTTTGTGGCGGCAGAAGCGTGGAAGACGCCGTCTGCCCCGCGCCGCTCCAAAACCCCGACGGCGGAGATGGAGAGGCGCGCTGGGCGGACGCCGGGCGCCGAAGACGGCGACGATGACGAGAGCTACAGCGCGGAAAACCTTCGCCGCGTGTGGCAAAATCTCCGGCGCTCCGTAAGTCTTTTTCTATTCTCCAGATTCCGTCTTTTCCTCACTTGATCGTGGACTTTTCTGGTCGTCCCAGGCGTCCGCCGCGTCCACAGCCGCCCGTTCCTCGTCCCACCACGGCGTCCAGTGGCGTTCGGCGCCCCCACAGACCTcaggttccttttttttaatttacaatcAAGAGTTTTCTTCCTTAAAACtgaccaaaatatatatatattttttcaccacGTAATATTTCACATATTCTTTCCAAAATGTTATCTATTTGTATCATGACTGGCTTATTTTTCCTCCCAACCAAGACGGGATGGCGGCCCCGCCCCTGACCTACGGGACTCTCCCCGCCGCCCTTCGCCGTGGAACTTCCTGGACACTCCCCGGGCGGCCTAGAGGGGGCGCCCCTCTCGCCCTGTATGCCTCGCCCTTCCAGCGCCGCCCACGTGAGTCCCCGTCGTGACGTTTTCCGCCCCACGCGCCTTCGTCCAAGCGgcgctcctcctcttcctcactgACAATGTCAAAGGACCAACGCCAGTCAAATGTCGCCATCTATTCTGTAGATTAGGCCGCCATTGACAAGCATAGACGTCCGATCTATGCCGtacctcccacttcaaatagattggatgtcggCAAATGAATGCGagaagacattttattttagccGACCGTAGACGTCCAAACAATTGGTTAAAAATCactgccaccctcccacttgaatcggattggacgtctactaaaGATAAAGTGCCACGTGagagggaacaaaaaaaatgttatttttcaattcattggTTGCCTTTGAcacaaaaagtggaaaaaatggccTTTCGGACGATAATTGTAGTCAATGGCAATTGATAAAGTCAATCATCTTGCTATTCATTGACAGAGCTAATGGCTAGTTTTTAGTTAGCCTTTGTGTACTATATCCAAATATCAAGTAAAGGAAAGTATATTTGCAAATATATAACtgcacattttcatttcttgtttaaattagattgttttttatttttttttattagtcaaAAAGTCTAGTTTTGAATGGACTGTCTTAGTAGTTCTATTTTTGATGCTTATTTTTGTACGATGTAGAATTCACATCATTAAAATACTTACAAGCATAAAGATATTCTATTCAGGCATTTTCAGCAACTTTATTTAAATAGGTTTTTGACAATTTATACGTACAACAATCaacaaaatatcaatattttgaagaatttggcagcattttttaaacttaagcTGCTCAGCAGATGAATGCTTTATTGTGAAAGGGAAGAACATATTTTCAATAGCTTAGAAACTTAAAcatatacagtaaatatttacagttgatcaattttttgggggtgaaatAAGAACTCATTGCCTGTCTTTGACGGTACTTGACGTCCAATCAAAAATCTATCACAATTTGATCATTTGCCACAAATATTAAATGTAAAGTAGTGCTGCAACTTAAAACTGAGATGCTAATTAGCATGGCTAACAAACACTAGGTCACCGAGAGcagcattcatttgaaaaaaaaaaaaataaagcgtaCCGTTACTGGTCAGttatttctttatacattttctattaaaaaaaaaagataaagttaAAGTACCGCCCTCCAAACACAAGAAGTAACTTATACTTTGATGACATTTTGAAGTAGCTACTTTGACTTTATGAGTCTATTTTTTCCATGGCTAGTATATATATTTGAGCAAAATGTCATCTGCctaattgtgttttttcttgaGAATTTTTGCAGGGCAGATTCTAACAGATTGGACGTTTTGGACCGTCAAGGGCAGCCAATGACTTGAACACTTATTGCGGGATTGGCCTTTTCTTAAGGGCGTGGTCCTTTAAGCGTGGCTCCCGTGACGGCGTCCATCCGTGGCGCCCGctcgcttcttcttcttcttctctttgccGGCCATCATTTGGTAGAGTTTGTCCAGCTCCAAAGGGGCGTGGCTTCTCTCCAGCACGTCGGCGTTGCTGAAGACGCTCTTGAAGGTCCGCAGATGGTCCTCCAAGCCCCTCTTGAGACGCGACACCTCCGTCCGGAGCGTCTCCGCCGCCTGGTGATCGTAGCCCTCCTCcatctcctctttctcctctttctcctcctccatctTCAACAACCTGGACCTCAGCTCCTCCACACTGGTTTCCAGTTTCCACAAGTGGCCGCCATCGTGGGAGGTTCCGCTTCCTCCCCTGCGGTTCCCCGAAGGCTCGTCCGCCGAGGGCTCCTCCTCCGCCTCGTCTGCCAGGAGAAAGAAATAACctgttattttttgaaagacAGGAAGCGCCACCGTGCGGATCAGAGTCCACTCCTTACCCACGGGGCCCCCTGCTGGATGGAGGCTCTCCCTGAGGCTCCTAATGTCTTCCCTGAGCGCGGGGATGGAGTGCGCCTCCTGGTCGTGGACGGGCCACTCCAGGAACTCCAGGACCTCCTCGCCCAATAGGATCTCCAGGACGTCGCTGTGGCGGATGGCGTCCTTCAGCAGCGAGTTGAAGGAGGCCGACAGACGCTTCATCTCCGAGAGCACGCCTTTGATTTGCTCCGACGGGGGCTCGCCGTCGCCGGGCCGCCGCTCCCCCACACGGACGCTCAGGAGCCGAACGGACGCCTCCAACCCGGCCGTCCTCTCTTCTTCTGACGCCGTCCGCTCCGTCAACTGCCGCCAAACGCAAAAGTCAATTGGAATAACGCTACAGAAAGAGGAAGCCATAGCAAGCCGACGCCCTAAATTCTGCCGACCGGCCGACTCACCCGCCGTAGGCCGAGGCGCACGGCCTCCAGGGACGCCTCCCGTTGGGCGGCCGCCCGCCGGGCCTCCCCCAAGAGCCGACGCTGCTCGTGAGCCAGCTCGGTGGCGTTGGCCACGCCCCTCCGCAGCCAGTCCAGCGCCTCGTCCAGGTGGCGACAGTCGCACGAAGATGGCGAGGAGGTGTTCTTGTAGAGGAGGGTGTAGAGGTCGTCCACGTCCACATCCAACACCTGAAGACGCTGACCCTGGCGGCTCAGGTTGCCCGCCAGCTGCTCCACGCGTTCCAGGACGGCCACTTTGGCCGCCTCCACCTCCAGACCCGTCTCCATGAAGCGCACCTGGCCGTCACGCGCCGTCTGCTTGAGGCGCTCGCCCAGCGCCAGGCCGGCGCGCCGCAGCTCATCCAAGCCGTCCGAGGCGGCCGCCAGATCCTCCGCCAGGACGTCCACCTGAAGCGGCGAGCCAGTTCCAAAAGGtaaaaaacactttcatttcattgtttttctatATGCATTTTCCTCAtggatactcattgattagccattttgtcatttaaaagtgACTCCAAAACTTGACATCCCCTGTATggttctcaaggaataacatttaaaactaGGAATTGTTTagggctctctctgtcaaaaagaatCCCCGACCCCTACCCCAAGGAGTATTTTTGCGGTTTGACCTTGACAGTGTTGTTGACCACCATGCTGTCCAGACGGTCGATGGCTTCCCACAGGGTAGCGGAAGAGGTGGAGCTCTGTGAGAGGACCAGGGGTGACTCCGCCTCCTGATCCTGGGCCTGGTCCTGGGCCTGGTCCCGGTCCTGCCCCTGCTCCGCTTCCTGGTCTAGCTTGAGCTCTGCCAGAGAAGCATTCATGGCTTGCAAGCTAGCCTGAATGCAAAGAAAAATAGAGTTCAAgttatgctaatgctaactagggaagagattggacatctagtagtAGTTGGAGTGGAATTGAAGGACTTGATGTCACCTGCAGCATTTTGTTGTGCCGCTTGATCTTCACATCTAAATCCGTCTTGAGGCTGCTGACGTTGAAGTGCAAGGTGGCACGCAGCGAGTGCAAGCCGCTCTCCAGCTCCCTCCGCAACTCCGCCAGCAGCCGGGCGCCGCGTTCCACCTCGGCGTCCGTCCGCCTCCGCCGCTCGGCCTGCTCTTCGTCCCGCCGCCGTCGGGCGTCCTCCAGGCGGGCGGCGTCCCGGGCCAGGTCGTCCGCCCGTCGCTCCAGCCGCTCCAACGAACGGTTGATGTACTCCAGGGTGGGTCGCAGCTGTGACATCAGCAGCGACGCCACCTGTGGGAGGGGCGACGGCGCCAAATGCTCCGGATTCTGGACATGAATGGGTCTCTCATCTTGGTCCTGGATTTGGTGTGGATATTTAACGTGGTCCCGGTTCTGTACGTGCCCGGTATGCCGAGACTGGTCCCAATT
The nucleotide sequence above comes from Stigmatopora nigra isolate UIUO_SnigA chromosome 12, RoL_Snig_1.1, whole genome shotgun sequence. Encoded proteins:
- the LOC144205242 gene encoding multimerin-2-like codes for the protein MASVSFLFFLLLAFPASAGGDVRARDPEVEEEEEMEDWGDAESTEETPLIQDGGNYPARSGNWCPFVQKRMVSVAVACGTEKYTIKSQSPCPSGTPDCHLVMYKLSTRPLYKLKQKVTTALLWRCCPGHGGDNCDHTVGDDSNGRSENQTEVGSLHAVHAPGSSGEQSGIQNPNSEQNDHHGDINFSPNASQTAYPILVSNQEQVQHPEDVLNPDQVQHPEHVPTQDYLEHSEHVLNRERVHHPGLVPSQDHLQPPFHVHNQGGQAQYPGHWPEPVQYPVHTANRDHAQHPGHESNGDNVDYAVRVPNWDQSRHTGHVQNRDHVKYPHQIQDQDERPIHVQNPEHLAPSPLPQVASLLMSQLRPTLEYINRSLERLERRADDLARDAARLEDARRRRDEEQAERRRRTDAEVERGARLLAELRRELESGLHSLRATLHFNVSSLKTDLDVKIKRHNKMLQASLQAMNASLAELKLDQEAEQGQDRDQAQDQAQDQEAESPLVLSQSSTSSATLWEAIDRLDSMVVNNTVKVDVLAEDLAAASDGLDELRRAGLALGERLKQTARDGQVRFMETGLEVEAAKVAVLERVEQLAGNLSRQGQRLQVLDVDVDDLYTLLYKNTSSPSSCDCRHLDEALDWLRRGVANATELAHEQRRLLGEARRAAAQREASLEAVRLGLRRLTERTASEEERTAGLEASVRLLSVRVGERRPGDGEPPSEQIKGVLSEMKRLSASFNSLLKDAIRHSDVLEILLGEEVLEFLEWPVHDQEAHSIPALREDIRSLRESLHPAGGPVDEAEEEPSADEPSGNRRGGSGTSHDGGHLWKLETSVEELRSRLLKMEEEKEEKEEMEEGYDHQAAETLRTEVSRLKRGLEDHLRTFKSVFSNADVLERSHAPLELDKLYQMMAGKEKKKKKRAGATDGRRHGSHA
- the LOC144205240 gene encoding ubiquitin carboxyl-terminal hydrolase 54-like isoform X1, with the protein product MSWKRNYFTAGGGGVGGGAAATWTSVAPSKGLSNEPGQNNCFLNSALQVLWHLDIFRRSFRQLTSHKCMEDSCVFCALKGIFAQFQHSSDTVLPSDALRSALAQPFRDERRFQLGTMDDAAECFENILTRMHFHVADESREDVCTAGRCIPHRKFAMMLLEQCVCSSCGASSDPLPFVQMVHYVSTTSLCNQAVKMLESRQNATPGMFGELLRNAGMGDLRDCPSRCGHQLRTTRVLLNSPEIVAIGLVWDSDHSDLAEDVIHTLGTCLRLGDLFYRVTEEKARRAELYLVGVVCYYGRHYSTFFFQTKIRRWMYFDDAHVKEIGPKWKDVVWRCIKGHYQPLLLLYADPRGTPVPAQDRDPHPDRASYDSEDSGREPSVSSDARTDSSTESGPSRRPSRPPTTVAGSERLDEPEAVGSAPDAKESPQPWRKGGAVLAPGRDRRRGSNRPRRAKADGESSWAGYHSEGETLKERQVPRKLCDWKESMSDILHGRSPSSPVTAGTVPTVSRPEVTRAGRRPSWRPRREVLNMDAVLARRGYTALSATPAAEAGGGAPPSGLIQRIESGYESSERNGGSPLDPKRASGPSWRSARSKSGGAVPREVLPAARGSPTPPAGPSELDELQERVLKNARQEEELRRREKDREARLGFDPRPAKYLDLDKLQIQGRRDGPDGCPEVAEAELLLDQSVRLEQARQVAAALSAVNDAVSKLTWASGGGGDGVSGAHNRRQRCLRKARGRQQYLLLLLRQQRHPSEKPVPDQILLTKTFTPTPPPPAPVPSELPPPTQRKEEPFTPAGKWSRSPLVDPAPPPGTSCPWGAGGVPPVERWAQNVNRYYNSQNATETEPPEEELSELDSLYRASLRCRASNTKTEAWKTPSAPRRSKTPTAEMERRAGRTPGAEDGDDDESYSAENLRRVWQNLRRSASAASTAARSSSHHGVQWRSAPPQTSDGMAAPPLTYGTLPAALRRGTSWTLPGRPRGGAPLALYASPFQRRPRESPS
- the LOC144205240 gene encoding ubiquitin carboxyl-terminal hydrolase 54-like isoform X2, with translation MSWKRNYFTAGGGGVGGGAAATWTSVAPSKGLSNEPGQNNCFLNSALQVLWHLDIFRRSFRQLTSHKCMEDSCVFCALKGIFAQFQHSSDTVLPSDALRSALAQPFRDERRFQLGTMDDAAECFENILTRMHFHVADESREDVCTAGRCIPHRKFAMMLLEQCVCSSCGASSDPLPFVQMVHYVSTTSLCNQAVKMLESRQNATPGMFGELLRNAGMGDLRDCPSRCGHQLRTTRVLLNSPEIVAIGLVWDSDHSDLAEDVIHTLGTCLRLGDLFYRVTEEKARRAELYLVGVVCYYGRHYSTFFFQTKIRRWMYFDDAHVKEIGPKWKDVVWRCIKGHYQPLLLLYADPRGTPVPAQDRDPHPDRASYDSEDSGREPSVSSDARTDSSTESGPSRRPSRPPTTVAGSERLDEPEAVGSAPDAKESPQPWRKGGAVLAPGRDRRRGSNRPRRAKADGESSWAGYHSEGETLKERQVPRKLCDWKESMSDILHGRSPSSPVTAGTVPTVSRPEVTRAGRRPSWRPRREVLNMDAVLARRGYTALSATPAAEAGGGAPPSGLIQRIESGYESSERNGGSPLDPKRASGPSWRSARSKSGGAVPREVLPAARGSPTPPAGPSELDELQERVLKNARQEEELRRREKDREARLGFDPRPAKYLDLDKLQIQGRRDGPDGCPEVAEAELLLDQSVRLEQARQVAAALSAVNDAVLKSLSRTKYF